A stretch of Natator depressus isolate rNatDep1 chromosome 2, rNatDep2.hap1, whole genome shotgun sequence DNA encodes these proteins:
- the LOC141983479 gene encoding uncharacterized protein LOC141983479: MPKHFKKSQRPMRDRGYIRDATQCRVKLKELRQAYQKTKESNGRSGTEPQTCRFYAKLHAILGGAATTTPPLSVDSEDEILSAMAEDFADGEDEEEDELEESTQHTVFPNSQDLFITLTEIPSQPNEAGEGTSAAADVSSLPPPSQRLSQIRRRKKRTRNDMFSELMQSSGTDRAVWRDTIAEYRTMADEREERWRQEDQRRHEETLGILRDQTDMLRCLVEVQERQQDHTHQQPSCCQAFCRLDGKGEFKEDFEGG, translated from the exons atgccaaaacatttcaaaaaatctcagaggcccatgagggacagaggctacatcagggacgcaacacagtgccgcgtgaaacttaaggagctcagacaagcgtaccagaaaaccaaagaatcaaacgggcgctccgggacagagccccagacatgccgcttctacgctaagctgcatgcaattctagggggggctgccaccactaccccacccctgtccgtggactccgaggaTGAGATACTCtctgccatggctgaggattttgcagatggggaagatgaggaggaggacgagcttgaggagagcacacagcacacagttttccccaacagccaggatctttttatcaccctgactgaaataccttcccaacccaacgaagccggagaagggacctctg cagctgcagatgtttcaagcctccctcctccatcccagaggctatctcagataaggcggcgaaaaaaacgcacacgcaatgacatgttctctgagctcatgcagtcatccggcactgacagagctgtgtggagggacacaatagcagagtacaggacgatggctgatgaacgtgaggagaggtggcggcaggaagatcagaggaggcatgaggaaacgctggggatactgcgggatcaaacggacatgctcaggtgtctggtggaggttcaggaacggcagcaggatcaca CACACCAACAGCCTAGCTGTTGTCAAGCTTTTTGTAGGCTTGATGGTAAAGGAGAGTTTAAGGAGGATTTTGAAGGTGGATAA